A genomic segment from uncultured Alistipes sp. encodes:
- a CDS encoding energy transducer TonB, whose protein sequence is MKRLTMLLLLAGVLVAGTAGAAVPKPRPLYIVNGKVMDEIQQIPPEEIERVETLPADEETIARYGERAAHGVILITLRYDEPASFPADTTFGSYIARQVRWEDNDPVARVVLRYTVTPEGIVRIDETLESTDNRLKRRVLKAVEESPRWQPALKNGRPISSEGVLSIQLPEGRRMPRQVELVYR, encoded by the coding sequence ATGAAACGACTGACCATGCTGCTGTTGCTGGCGGGCGTGCTCGTTGCGGGCACGGCCGGAGCTGCCGTGCCGAAACCCCGGCCGCTCTACATCGTCAACGGCAAGGTGATGGATGAGATCCAGCAAATCCCGCCCGAAGAGATCGAACGGGTCGAGACGCTTCCGGCCGACGAGGAGACCATCGCCCGCTACGGAGAACGCGCCGCGCACGGCGTGATCCTCATCACGCTGCGCTACGACGAACCGGCCTCGTTCCCGGCCGATACGACCTTCGGAAGCTACATCGCCCGGCAGGTCCGCTGGGAAGACAACGATCCCGTTGCGCGGGTTGTCCTGCGCTATACGGTCACACCGGAGGGCATCGTCCGGATCGACGAAACGCTGGAATCCACAGACAACCGGCTCAAACGCCGGGTCCTGAAAGCCGTGGAGGAGTCCCCGCGCTGGCAGCCGGCCCTGAAGAACGGGCGCCCGATCTCCAGCGAAGGGGTCCTGAGCATCCAGCTGCCCGAAGGACGGCGGATGCCGCGGCAGGTGGAGCTGGTCTACCGCTGA
- the menA gene encoding 1,4-dihydroxy-2-naphthoate octaprenyltransferase, whose protein sequence is MKTNSFAAWTVAVRPYSLGNAVILILVGSALAWTDGSFHWLPALLCLVFALLMQCTANLVNDLWDFLKGADQPDRLGPDRAFAKGYITLNAMKAGIAAFTVAACAAGIGILGWALRHDMLAWGGWELVAVGAACILFAYFYTAGPWPLAYHGLGDVAVILFFGLVPVGVTYYVQTGMWNWETIVTALACGLVIDTMLMVNNFRDREEDARCGKRTVVVCLGAKFGSWSYFGLGAAAAVLCLSLLAGGRTWAALLPLLYLAGHIATWRKMVRIDHGDQLNICLGETARNIMLFGALLTIGILLG, encoded by the coding sequence ATGAAGACCAACTCCTTTGCAGCCTGGACCGTGGCAGTCCGCCCCTACAGCCTGGGCAATGCCGTCATCCTGATCCTTGTGGGGTCAGCCCTCGCCTGGACCGACGGATCGTTCCACTGGCTTCCGGCCCTGCTGTGCCTCGTGTTCGCCTTGCTGATGCAGTGCACGGCCAACCTGGTCAACGACCTGTGGGACTTCCTCAAGGGCGCCGACCAACCCGACCGGCTGGGGCCCGACCGCGCCTTCGCCAAGGGGTATATCACCCTCAACGCCATGAAGGCCGGAATTGCCGCCTTCACCGTCGCGGCATGCGCCGCCGGAATCGGCATCCTCGGCTGGGCCCTGCGCCACGACATGCTGGCCTGGGGCGGCTGGGAACTCGTCGCCGTCGGTGCCGCCTGCATCCTCTTCGCCTACTTCTACACCGCGGGACCGTGGCCCCTGGCCTATCACGGACTGGGTGACGTGGCCGTCATCCTCTTCTTCGGCCTCGTACCCGTCGGGGTTACCTACTACGTCCAGACCGGCATGTGGAACTGGGAGACGATCGTCACGGCCCTGGCCTGCGGACTGGTGATCGACACCATGCTCATGGTCAACAACTTCCGCGACCGCGAGGAGGATGCCCGCTGCGGAAAACGCACCGTGGTCGTCTGCCTCGGAGCGAAATTCGGAAGCTGGAGCTACTTCGGGCTCGGAGCCGCCGCCGCGGTGCTGTGCCTGTCGCTGCTGGCCGGAGGCCGCACCTGGGCCGCGCTGCTGCCGCTCCTCTACCTCGCAGGGCACATCGCCACCTGGCGCAAGATGGTCCGCATCGACCACGGCGACCAACTCAACATCTGTCTCGGCGAGACGGCCCGGAACATCATGCTCTTCGGGGCGCTCCTGACAATTGGAATTCTGCTCGGCTGA
- the xseA gene encoding exodeoxyribonuclease VII large subunit translates to MAENPHITLRELQRRVKSVLEGSFALPLWVSAEISDIKVNYSGHCYLELVEKAEKGGDNGVPTAQARAVIWKSHFPRIAAYFEAETGQRLAPGLKILAKVLVSYHELYGFSLQITDVDPSFTLGDLERQRQQTIAQLQQDGVWEMNRGVPMPTVVQRVAVVSSAQAAGYQDFCKELAKSPYRFEVELFDAFMQGEAAEGSIIDALCRVADRLEEFDAVVIIRGGGSRSDLNCFNAYRICSYVAQFPLPVITGIGHDKDTSVADMVAHTALKTPTAVAGWLVERMDRICGWLDAAALQLHDGVLRLSRTQQVRLEELAGDVRHLSLGLLRQRGLELGSREEVFRQAVGSFLRQQRQQLAATGELVESRSPRHILRMGFAVVRSGDRAVTSVRQVAAGERLTINVADGRFSAEVKAEKRSEK, encoded by the coding sequence ATGGCTGAAAATCCACATATTACCCTGCGGGAACTCCAGCGCCGCGTGAAGTCGGTGCTCGAAGGCTCCTTCGCCCTGCCCCTCTGGGTGAGTGCCGAGATCTCCGACATCAAGGTCAACTACTCGGGCCACTGCTATCTGGAACTCGTCGAAAAGGCCGAAAAGGGTGGCGACAACGGAGTCCCAACGGCCCAGGCCCGCGCCGTAATCTGGAAATCACACTTTCCCCGCATCGCCGCATATTTCGAGGCCGAAACAGGCCAGCGGCTCGCCCCGGGGTTGAAGATCCTGGCCAAAGTACTGGTCTCGTACCACGAATTGTACGGTTTCTCGCTGCAGATCACCGACGTGGACCCTTCGTTCACGCTGGGCGATCTGGAGCGTCAGCGACAGCAAACCATTGCGCAGCTGCAGCAGGACGGTGTCTGGGAGATGAACCGCGGAGTGCCGATGCCGACGGTCGTGCAGCGCGTGGCCGTCGTGTCGAGCGCCCAGGCCGCCGGGTATCAGGACTTCTGCAAGGAGCTGGCAAAGAGCCCCTACCGGTTCGAGGTGGAGCTCTTCGACGCCTTCATGCAGGGCGAGGCGGCCGAAGGGTCGATCATCGATGCCCTGTGCCGTGTGGCCGACCGGCTGGAGGAGTTCGACGCCGTGGTGATCATCCGCGGCGGCGGCTCGCGCAGCGACCTGAACTGTTTCAACGCCTACCGCATCTGCTCCTACGTGGCCCAGTTCCCCCTGCCGGTCATCACCGGCATCGGGCACGACAAGGATACGAGCGTCGCCGATATGGTGGCCCATACCGCCCTGAAGACCCCGACGGCCGTGGCCGGATGGCTCGTCGAACGGATGGACCGCATCTGCGGGTGGCTCGACGCCGCCGCGCTGCAGTTGCACGACGGCGTGCTGCGCCTGTCCCGCACGCAGCAGGTGCGGCTCGAAGAGCTGGCGGGCGACGTGCGGCACCTTTCGCTCGGGCTGCTCCGGCAGCGCGGACTTGAGTTGGGGAGTCGCGAGGAGGTTTTCCGGCAGGCCGTCGGGAGTTTCCTCCGTCAGCAGAGGCAGCAGCTTGCCGCAACGGGCGAACTGGTCGAGAGCCGTTCGCCGCGGCACATCCTTCGCATGGGATTTGCCGTGGTGCGCAGCGGCGACCGGGCCGTAACGTCGGTCCGGCAAGTGGCGGCCGGCGAACGGCTCACGATCAATGTCGCCGACGGGCGCTTCTCCGCCGAGGTAAAGGCCGAAAAGAGATCCGAAAAATAA
- the xseB gene encoding exodeoxyribonuclease VII small subunit — protein sequence MAKKQQQEPSYTEAIAEIERILGRFRSEEMDVDSLAAEVRRATELIAVCKAKLQKAEEEVNKILEA from the coding sequence ATGGCAAAGAAACAACAGCAGGAACCGAGTTACACCGAGGCGATTGCCGAGATCGAACGCATTCTCGGCCGCTTCCGCAGCGAAGAGATGGATGTGGACAGCCTCGCCGCCGAAGTCCGGCGCGCCACGGAACTCATCGCCGTCTGCAAGGCCAAACTCCAAAAGGCCGAAGAGGAGGTGAACAAAATTCTCGAAGCATGA
- a CDS encoding methyltransferase domain-containing protein: MKRLIRWALNHIPRPVLQRMASWTVPVMGLFYRGRGVECPLCGSKYRKFLPYGYVRSRANALCPKCLSLERHRLLWLYLTRETDLLTAFPRTLHIAPEVCIMRHLKSHFKSRPGQYLTADLESPLADLHFDVQQIPLEDNSVDVVLCNHILEHVADDRKALRELHRILKPGGWGILLSPVDRDYEQTFEDDSIVDPDERTRIFGQYDHRRIYGQDYIDRLREAGFEAADIDYAAALPEAERLRYALPEDHIYVVYKY; encoded by the coding sequence ATGAAAAGGCTGATTCGCTGGGCCCTGAACCACATCCCGCGGCCCGTGCTGCAGCGCATGGCCTCATGGACCGTGCCCGTCATGGGATTGTTCTACCGCGGGCGCGGCGTGGAGTGTCCCCTCTGCGGTTCGAAATACCGGAAATTCCTCCCCTACGGGTATGTGCGGTCGCGCGCCAACGCCCTCTGTCCGAAGTGTCTGTCGCTGGAGCGCCACCGGCTGCTGTGGCTCTATCTGACACGCGAAACCGATCTGTTGACCGCCTTCCCGCGCACGCTGCACATTGCTCCCGAGGTGTGTATCATGCGTCACCTGAAGTCCCACTTCAAGTCCCGGCCCGGGCAGTACCTGACGGCCGATCTGGAAAGCCCGCTGGCCGACCTCCATTTCGACGTGCAGCAGATTCCGCTGGAGGACAACTCCGTGGATGTCGTGCTCTGCAACCACATCCTCGAACACGTCGCCGATGACCGCAAGGCGCTGCGCGAGTTGCACCGCATCCTCAAACCCGGCGGCTGGGGAATCCTCCTCTCACCCGTCGACCGCGACTACGAGCAGACCTTCGAGGACGATTCGATCGTCGATCCCGACGAACGCACCCGCATCTTCGGGCAATACGACCACCGGCGCATCTACGGGCAGGATTACATCGACCGCCTGCGCGAAGCGGGTTTCGAGGCCGCCGACATCGACTACGCCGCCGCGCTCCCCGAAGCGGAGCGGCTCCGCTACGCCCTCCCCGAAGACCATATCTACGTGGTGTACAAATACTGA
- a CDS encoding hemolysin III family protein — MERKKKNYIPTLGEEVANSVSHGVMSFLSLLSLPFAAVWAYVHDSEGVLASVSVSVFVISIFLMFLASTLYHSMNPASRHKEVFHILDHIFIYVAIAGSYTPIALSVIGGWQGLFITILQWAMVVFGIFYKSLSRRSIPAVSLTIYLVMGWTILFFLPLFIRHASTQLLWLIAAGGVLYTLGAWFYARKGFRYHHMVWHLLINLAVVCHFIGIVFYLY; from the coding sequence ATGGAGAGAAAAAAGAAGAATTACATTCCGACTTTGGGCGAGGAGGTTGCCAATTCGGTGTCTCACGGGGTGATGTCGTTTTTGTCGCTGTTGTCGCTGCCGTTTGCTGCGGTGTGGGCCTATGTTCACGATTCCGAGGGGGTTCTGGCCTCGGTTTCGGTTTCGGTATTCGTGATTTCGATCTTCCTGATGTTCCTGGCGTCGACACTCTACCACTCGATGAATCCGGCCTCGCGGCACAAGGAGGTGTTCCACATCCTGGATCACATTTTCATCTACGTGGCCATTGCGGGGAGCTATACGCCGATTGCGTTGTCGGTGATCGGAGGCTGGCAGGGCCTTTTCATCACGATCCTGCAATGGGCGATGGTGGTTTTCGGGATCTTCTACAAGTCGTTGTCGCGGCGTTCAATTCCGGCCGTGAGCCTGACGATCTACCTGGTGATGGGCTGGACGATCCTCTTTTTCCTGCCGTTGTTCATCCGTCACGCCTCGACGCAGCTGCTGTGGCTGATTGCGGCGGGCGGGGTGCTCTATACGCTGGGAGCGTGGTTCTACGCGCGCAAGGGGTTCCGGTACCACCACATGGTTTGGCACCTGCTGATCAACCTGGCGGTGGTGTGCCACTTCATCGGAATCGTCTTCTATCTCTACTGA